One part of the Solanum dulcamara chromosome 3, daSolDulc1.2, whole genome shotgun sequence genome encodes these proteins:
- the LOC129883621 gene encoding uncharacterized protein LOC129883621, with product MEEKKRVLEYQAIVVAAIAIVVAAIAIVVATTMIIAVAITIVATNSCCNNNHSCYNNYHSCYSNYNSCYSNYNKEKVGGVGGRRGDGCCGNGEREGEGGRGGGRGGGGVYGGESHGGGNKRGRNDVDGRGGGRVGWGGRAAEEEVGWGGVRGPLCK from the exons ATGGAGGAGAAGAAACGAGTCCTAG AATATCAAGCAATAGTTGTTGCAGCAATTGCAATAGTTGTTGCAGCAATTGCGATAGTTGTTGCAACAACTATGATAATTGCTGTAGCAATTACAATAGTTGCTACAAATAGTTGTTGCAACAACAATCACAGTTGCTACAACAATTATCACAGTTGCTACAGCAACTACAACAGTTGCTACAGCAACTACAACA AGGAAAAGGTTGGTGGTGTTGGTGGAAGAAGGGGTGATGGTTGTTGTGGCAATGGTgaaagagaaggagaaggaggaagAGGTGGTGgtagaggaggaggaggagttTATGGTGGTGAGAGCCACGGAGGCGGCAATAAGAGGGGTAGAAATGATGTTGACGGTAGAGGAGGAGGaagggtggggtggggtgggagGGCGGCAGAGGAGGaggtggggtggggtggagTGAGAGGGCCTTTGTGTAAATAA